One window from the genome of Vicinamibacteria bacterium encodes:
- a CDS encoding energy transducer TonB has protein sequence MNDRDTLSFVSGYESYRPKTNKKLLFWVAFAIHVLFLSALIVIPLTQVGPDLPEFESMATFLVRSPSPPPPPPPPVPARPDPGPSPPQAALLEASFVAPVALPDTIPVDELGAGDYGVSGGVEGGVAFGVVGGIVGGLPTETDRLVEPEAPVRLDFHRQEARPVHRVEPVYPQLAAQARVQGAVIVEVLVDRNGVPSELNVLRTVPLLEEAAVDAVEAWRWNPYVVAGKAVPFWVVVTVTFRLT, from the coding sequence ATGAATGACCGGGATACCCTTTCGTTCGTTTCGGGCTACGAGAGCTATCGCCCGAAAACCAACAAGAAGCTTCTTTTCTGGGTGGCCTTCGCGATCCACGTCTTGTTCCTGTCCGCACTGATCGTCATTCCGCTGACGCAAGTGGGTCCGGATCTGCCGGAGTTCGAGTCCATGGCGACGTTTCTCGTGCGCTCCCCTTCACCACCTCCTCCGCCCCCGCCGCCGGTGCCGGCGCGGCCAGACCCCGGACCGAGCCCCCCGCAGGCGGCTCTACTTGAAGCGAGTTTCGTGGCCCCGGTGGCGCTCCCGGACACGATTCCCGTTGACGAGCTCGGGGCGGGCGACTATGGCGTGTCCGGCGGAGTGGAGGGCGGCGTCGCCTTCGGGGTGGTGGGTGGAATCGTGGGCGGACTTCCCACAGAGACGGATCGGCTCGTGGAGCCCGAGGCGCCGGTTCGGCTGGACTTCCATCGGCAGGAGGCTCGGCCCGTCCATCGCGTCGAGCCCGTCTATCCGCAGCTCGCCGCGCAGGCCCGCGTCCAAGGGGCCGTCATCGTGGAAGTTCTGGTCGACCGGAACGGCGTGCCGTCGGAGTTGAATGTTCTGCGTACCGTCCCGCTGCTCGAGGAAGCCGCGGTGGACGCGGTAGAAGCGTGGCGTTGGAATCCCTATGTGGTGGCGGGAAAGGCCGTCCCCTTCTGGGTGGTGGTTACGGTGACGTTTCGGTTGACTTGA
- a CDS encoding right-handed parallel beta-helix repeat-containing protein translates to MRFMGENSLRLSIDHRKQGFRIRRGKLTHFVVFVVALFTALPILANGSDSKKVRCGEQSLKRAIDKARPGSTIVVIGSCSDGPYLIEKDLRLVGGKDAELLTHLQVDGATVRVENLKIIGDGMGVGRGGRLIADQVEIRDAFIGIGVLDLSILEIRNSLIANSSNLGIWAVGRAMLLVDSTRIENSGVGIYLESTSSARVYSTTIRNGIGGIDIGRFSEVETFNVTIEDNEGTGILLSDKYSYIFMEDQSIIQNNGLDLRCGDRAIVEVVETNVSATGTTEIDPGCTLLGNPIF, encoded by the coding sequence ATGCGTTTCATGGGCGAAAACTCGCTTCGGTTGTCTATCGACCACAGAAAGCAAGGTTTCAGGATTCGTCGAGGCAAGCTCACCCACTTCGTCGTCTTCGTCGTCGCTCTCTTCACCGCGCTACCCATTCTGGCCAACGGGTCGGACTCGAAGAAAGTCCGGTGTGGAGAGCAGAGCCTGAAGCGCGCCATCGACAAAGCCCGTCCCGGATCGACGATTGTCGTCATCGGGAGCTGCAGTGATGGTCCCTATCTGATCGAGAAGGATCTCCGGTTGGTCGGCGGCAAGGACGCCGAGCTGTTGACGCATCTGCAAGTCGATGGCGCCACCGTGCGTGTGGAGAACCTGAAAATCATCGGCGATGGAATGGGCGTGGGTAGGGGTGGCAGACTGATTGCCGACCAGGTCGAGATCCGAGATGCCTTCATTGGCATCGGCGTACTCGACCTGAGCATTCTCGAGATTCGCAACAGTCTCATCGCAAACAGCAGTAACCTGGGAATATGGGCGGTCGGACGCGCCATGTTGCTCGTCGACAGCACCCGAATCGAGAACAGCGGCGTTGGAATCTATCTCGAAAGTACGAGCTCGGCCCGTGTCTACTCCACAACGATACGGAACGGTATCGGAGGAATAGACATCGGGAGATTTTCCGAGGTCGAGACGTTCAATGTAACAATCGAAGACAATGAAGGTACGGGGATCTTGCTTTCCGACAAGTACTCATACATTTTCATGGAGGACCAAAGCATCATTCAGAACAACGGATTGGACCTAAGGTGCGGCGACCGCGCGATCGTGGAGGTCGTAGAAACCAACGTCAGCGCAACAGGGACGACAGAAATAGACCCTGGTTGCACCTTACTTGGCAATCCGATCTTCTAA